From one Triticum urartu cultivar G1812 chromosome 3, Tu2.1, whole genome shotgun sequence genomic stretch:
- the LOC125549486 gene encoding uncharacterized protein LOC125549486, protein MAWQLIALLVAALVAAAAVAAAGAGLPSNFAMVTSRGPLLGKRDAGEYCGKRKCMAKCESRCPDQCFVLCPSCKTLCMCDYYPGISCGDPRFTGGDGNNFYFHGKKDQDFCVLSDADLHVNAHFIGTHNPATARNFTWIQAIGIRFADHRLFFGAKKTVKWNNRVDHLEMALDDETIDLPAKLDARWESAAVAGLTITRTATTNGIRVQLKGVFDIMAIVVPVTEKDSRIHNYGVTEDDCLAHLDIGFKFHDLTDDVHGVLGQTYRSDYINKLRVSASMPVMGGITSYVSSDIFATDCAVARFGRRTSILMVASSDS, encoded by the exons ATGGCGTGGCAGCTTATAGCTCTTCTCGTGGCTGCTttggtggccgctgccgccgtCGCCGCAGCAGGGGCGGGGTTGCCGTCCAACTTCGCCATGGTAACCTCACGGGGACCGTTACTTGGGAAGCGGGATGCGGGGGAGTATTGTGGCAAGAGGAAGTGCATGGCCAAGTGCGAGAGCCGCTGCCCGGACCAGTGCTTCGTCCTCTGCCCCAGCTGCAAGACTCTTTGCA TGTGCGACTACTACCCGGGCATCTCCTGTGGCGACCCGCGATTCACCGGTGGCGACGGCAACAACTTCTACTTCCACGGCAAGAAGGACCAGGACTTCTGCGTCCTCTCCGATGCTGATCTCCATGTCAATGCTCATTTCATTGGCACGCACAACCCCGCCACGGCTCGTAACTTTACCTGGATCCAGGCCATCGGCATCCGCTTCGCGGACCACCGCCTCTTCTTCGGTGCCAAGAAGACCGTGAAATGGAACAACCGTGTCGACCATCTGGAGATGGCCTTGGATGACGAGACCATCGATCTCCCTGCCAAGCTCGACGCGCGTTGGGAGTCGGCAGCCGTGGCAGGCCTGACCATCACGAGAACCGCAACCACCAACGGCATCAGAGTCCAGCTCAAGGGGGTGTTTGACATCATGGCCATCGTGGTGCCCGTCACGGAGAAGGACTCTCGCATCCACAACTACGGTGTCACGGAGGACGACTGTCTGGCTCACTTGGACATCGGTTTCAAGTTTCACGACCTCACCGACGATGTGCACGGTGTCCTTGGTCAAACGTACCgttccgactatattaacaagcTTAGGGTGAGCGCCAGCATGCCGGTCATGGGCGGCATAACCAGCTATGTATCATCGGATATCTTTGCCACTGATTGTGCGGTTGCTAGATTTGGTCGCCGTACTAGCATCTTGATGGTTGCATCAAGTGATAGTTGA